A genome region from Cyanobacteriota bacterium includes the following:
- a CDS encoding four-carbon acid sugar kinase family protein, translated as MTSKPKIIVLDDDPTGSQTVHSCLLLTQWDVDTLRLALRDDAPIFFVLTNTRAMAPDDAACITREVCQNLKPALAAEGIQDFLVVSRSDSTLRGHYPVETDAIAEELGGFDAHFMVPAFFEGGRFTRDSVHYLVVNGVPTPVHETEFAKDSVFGYHHSYLPDYVAEKTQGRIPADQVERFLLADIRAGGDTTHVTPLFNRLLALTGNRCCVVDAEHQADLNRFAADVLAAVSQGKRFLFRSAASLLTALAALPPQPVAAEAMAQYVRSGKPGAVIVGSHVQKTTEQLTVLLEEPGIVGVEVEVAQLVAGDDGGRSSLLNHVLQHVHTIHAAGNTPVVYTSRQELTFPDSSTRLAFGQRVSALLMDVVRGLPADIGFLISKGGITSNDVLSKGLALPTARLLGQILAGCSVVMTPPDHPRFPNLPVVLFPGNVGDRQALATIYRRLRP; from the coding sequence ATGACCTCTAAACCCAAAATTATTGTTCTAGATGATGACCCTACAGGATCCCAGACGGTGCATAGCTGTTTGCTGCTGACCCAGTGGGATGTTGACACCCTGCGATTAGCACTACGAGATGATGCTCCGATCTTTTTTGTGCTGACCAATACACGTGCCATGGCACCTGATGATGCTGCCTGCATTACCCGTGAGGTCTGTCAGAATTTAAAGCCTGCTCTCGCTGCGGAAGGGATCCAAGATTTTTTAGTGGTTAGTCGATCGGACTCTACCCTGCGGGGACATTATCCTGTGGAGACGGATGCGATCGCTGAAGAACTAGGAGGCTTTGATGCTCACTTTATGGTGCCTGCTTTCTTCGAGGGTGGACGCTTTACCCGTGACAGTGTGCACTATCTGGTGGTCAATGGCGTGCCAACACCCGTTCACGAGACTGAATTTGCAAAAGATTCTGTTTTTGGCTATCACCACAGCTACCTGCCTGACTACGTAGCTGAGAAAACCCAAGGCCGCATTCCCGCTGACCAAGTGGAGCGATTTTTGCTGGCGGATATCCGAGCTGGAGGGGACACTACCCACGTCACACCATTGTTCAATCGCCTGCTGGCCCTCACGGGTAATCGCTGTTGTGTGGTGGATGCTGAACACCAGGCAGACTTGAACCGCTTCGCTGCCGATGTGCTAGCTGCTGTTAGCCAAGGTAAGCGCTTTTTGTTCCGCAGTGCTGCCAGTTTGTTGACCGCTCTGGCAGCTTTGCCTCCACAACCAGTAGCGGCTGAAGCCATGGCGCAATATGTGCGATCGGGCAAACCTGGTGCTGTGATTGTGGGATCCCATGTGCAGAAAACAACTGAGCAACTAACCGTACTCTTAGAAGAACCGGGAATTGTTGGGGTGGAAGTTGAGGTGGCACAATTGGTGGCAGGTGATGATGGTGGGCGATCGTCCCTGCTAAACCATGTTCTCCAACATGTCCACACTATCCATGCTGCGGGCAACACGCCAGTAGTTTACACAAGTCGTCAAGAGCTGACCTTTCCTGACAGTTCCACTCGCTTAGCATTTGGTCAGCGAGTTTCTGCCCTGCTGATGGATGTTGTCCGGGGACTTCCGGCTGATATAGGCTTCCTGATTAGCAAAGGCGGCATTACCTCTAACGATGTTCTCAGTAAGGGGCTAGCACTCCCCACCGCTCGTCTACTAGGACAAATTCTCGCTGGTTGTTCAGTGGTCATGACACCACCTGATCATCCCCGCTTTCCGAACCTGCCTGTGGTGCTCTTCCCTGGCAATGTCGGCGATCGCCAAGCTCTTGCTACCATCTATCGCCGTCTACGACCCTAA
- a CDS encoding DUF309 domain-containing protein, with protein MTSEPPSVFWQGIDEFNRGDYYACHDTLEALWMEAAEPERTFYQGILQIAVALYHLHNQNQRGAMILLGEGNNRLQRYCPDYSGIDVNNLLDQSVLFLRVLQQGKPYDQISPIHISRL; from the coding sequence ATGACTAGTGAACCGCCATCAGTATTTTGGCAAGGCATTGATGAGTTTAACCGAGGGGACTATTACGCCTGCCACGACACCCTAGAGGCACTGTGGATGGAGGCAGCGGAGCCTGAACGCACCTTTTACCAAGGTATTTTGCAGATTGCAGTGGCATTGTATCATCTGCATAACCAAAACCAGCGAGGAGCCATGATATTGCTAGGTGAGGGTAATAACCGACTGCAACGCTACTGTCCTGATTACAGTGGCATTGATGTCAATAACCTGCTTGACCAATCAGTACTCTTTCTAAGGGTATTGCAGCAAGGAAAGCCCTACGATCAGATCAGTCCTATCCACATCAGCCGCCTGTAA
- a CDS encoding DUF3318 domain-containing protein: protein MSSFVTSAKAEMGELRRLKSLLPPELQSWVMVETSTAVNPPLITSEEIGKDEVEIQIDMARWEQLATDQRNLLFWHEVARVQNDTIPRDGWEMAALAIGLGGAVGELWVQDGLLLLLALGLSGFAGYRLYVKNNGAKRLKEAIEADEKAIILATRFGYTLPNAYKSLGSALKTLIEQTPKKRQRAKYEARLDALRKSAAKAKAKAQSAREEY, encoded by the coding sequence ATGTCATCGTTTGTAACCTCTGCTAAAGCCGAAATGGGAGAACTCCGTCGCCTGAAGTCCTTATTGCCCCCAGAGTTGCAAAGTTGGGTCATGGTGGAAACATCCACGGCTGTCAACCCGCCGCTAATTACCTCAGAGGAAATTGGCAAGGACGAAGTTGAAATCCAGATTGATATGGCTCGGTGGGAGCAATTAGCTACCGATCAGCGCAACCTGCTGTTTTGGCATGAGGTTGCCCGTGTGCAGAACGATACGATTCCTAGGGATGGTTGGGAAATGGCAGCGCTGGCCATCGGCCTTGGTGGTGCCGTAGGCGAACTATGGGTTCAGGATGGCTTGCTGTTATTGCTGGCATTGGGCCTGTCTGGTTTTGCGGGTTATCGCCTGTATGTCAAAAACAACGGGGCAAAGAGGCTGAAAGAGGCGATCGAGGCAGATGAAAAGGCGATCATCTTAGCAACGCGCTTTGGCTATACACTGCCTAATGCCTACAAGAGTTTGGGTAGTGCGCTGAAAACCCTGATTGAACAAACCCCCAAGAAACGGCAGCGGGCAAAGTATGAAGCTCGATTAGATGCTCTCCGCAAGAGTGCTGCCAAAGCCAAGGCTAAAGCTCAATCCGCAAGAGAGGAATACTAG